From bacterium, one genomic window encodes:
- a CDS encoding PHP domain-containing protein → MIDLHTHSTASDGKLSPSALMAHAAEAGIEVIALTDHDTLSGLAEARQAAGKLGIEFIPGIEISAEYNPGTMHMLGYFVDPGDESLMETLAWLRGGRDDRNRIILKKLAELGCPMDWDEVAALAGGESMGRPHIANAMLARGYVSTFTEAFDRYLGKGAAAYTDREKMTPERAVEKVLQAGGVPVLAHPQTLSLPDGDLSDLLGRLASLGLAGVEAHYYSHSAEETALYVALAEKHGLLATGGSDFHGPGMMETRLGVGRGNLEIPRSVADALIALHREKAGR, encoded by the coding sequence ATGATAGATCTACATACCCACTCCACCGCTTCGGACGGAAAGCTATCCCCTTCGGCACTCATGGCTCACGCCGCCGAGGCCGGCATCGAGGTGATCGCCCTCACCGATCACGACACCCTCTCGGGTCTCGCGGAGGCCCGGCAGGCTGCCGGGAAGCTGGGGATCGAGTTCATTCCCGGTATCGAGATCAGTGCCGAGTACAACCCGGGGACCATGCATATGCTGGGCTATTTCGTGGACCCCGGGGATGAGAGCCTCATGGAGACCCTGGCCTGGCTGCGGGGCGGAAGAGACGACAGAAACCGGATCATCCTGAAGAAACTGGCCGAACTGGGCTGTCCCATGGATTGGGATGAGGTTGCCGCCCTGGCTGGAGGTGAGAGCATGGGACGCCCCCACATCGCCAACGCCATGCTCGCGCGGGGATACGTCTCCACCTTCACGGAGGCCTTCGACCGCTACCTCGGGAAAGGGGCAGCCGCCTATACCGACCGGGAGAAGATGACCCCGGAGCGGGCCGTCGAAAAGGTCCTTCAGGCCGGGGGCGTGCCTGTCCTGGCCCATCCCCAGACCCTCTCCCTTCCCGACGGGGACCTTTCAGACCTTCTCGGACGCCTGGCCTCCCTCGGGCTTGCGGGTGTGGAAGCCCACTATTACAGCCATTCCGCTGAAGAAACGGCCCTTTACGTTGCCTTGGCCGAAAAGCACGGTCTGCTGGCAACAGGGGGGAGCGATTTCCACGGGCCGGGGATGATGGAGACCCGGCTGGGTGTCGGCAGGGGCAACCTGGAGATCCCGAGATCCGTCGCCGACGCCCTGATTGCCCTGCACCGGGAAAAGGCAGGACGTTGA